Proteins from a genomic interval of Scophthalmus maximus strain ysfricsl-2021 chromosome 22, ASM2237912v1, whole genome shotgun sequence:
- the zdhhc3b gene encoding palmitoyltransferase ZDHHC3 isoform X1: protein MLCGWSPRRCRMKSPAHRTRDIERQAGYLRPEHCAPPPPRSGSDTMWFIRDGCGIVCGVITWFLVLYAEFVVVFVVLLPAKNVLYSLFNGVIFNGLAFLALASHARAMCTDPGAVPKGNATKEFIESLQLKPGQVVYKCPKCCSIKPDRAHHCSVCKRCIKKMDHHCPWVNNCVGESNQKYFVLFTLYIALISFHALILVAFHFVLCFEDDWTKCSNFSPPATVILLILLCFEGLLFLIFTAVMFGTQVHSICSDETGIEQLKKEERRWAKRSKWMNLKVVFGHPFSVSWLSPFATPDHGKADLYQYIV from the exons tATGTGGTTGGAGCCCCAGGCGCTGTAGGATGAAGAGCCCGGCGCACCGCACCAGGGACATCGAGCGGCAAGCTGGCTACCTGAGGCCCGAGCACTGCGCCCCTCCGCCTCCCCGCAGCGGCTCCGACACCATGTGGTTCATCCGCGACGGCTGCGGCATCGTGTGCGGCGTCATCACCTGGTTCCTGGTCCTCTACGCCGAGTTCGTGGTGGTGTTCGTGGTGCTGCTGCCCGCCAAGAACGTGCTCTACAGCCTCTTCAACGGGGTGATCTTCAACGGCCTCGCCTTCCTCGCCCTCGCCTCTCATGCCAGGGCCATGTGCACAGACCCG ggCGCCGTGCCGAAAGGAAACGCTACCAAAGAGTTCATCGAGAGCCTGCAGCTCAAACCAGGACAGGTGGTGTACAAATGTCCCAAGTGCTGCAGCATCAAGCCTGACAGAGCTCATCACTGCAG tgtgtgtaaGCGCTGCATCAAAAAGATGGACCACCACTGTCCCTGGGTGAACAACTGTGTCGGAGAGAGCAACCAGAAATACTTTGTGCTCTTCACG ttGTACATTGCACTAATCTCCTTCCATGCCCTCATCTTGGTGGCTTTCCATTTTGTGCTCTGCTTTGAAGACGACTGGACAA AGTGCAGTAACTTCTCTCCACCAGCCAccgtcatcctcctcatcctcctctgcttcGAAGGCCTCCTCTTTTTGATCTTCACTGCCGTCATGTTCGGGACCCAGGTTCACTCCATCTGCAGCGACGAGACG GgcatcgagcagctgaagaaggaggagagaagatgggCCAAAAGGTCAAAGTGGATGAATTTGAAAGTGGTGTTCGGCCACCCGTTCTCCGTGTCCTGGCTGAGCCCGTTCGCGACGCCCGACCACGGCAAGGCCGACCTCTACCAGTACATAGTGTGA
- the zdhhc3b gene encoding palmitoyltransferase ZDHHC3 isoform X2, translating into MKSPAHRTRDIERQAGYLRPEHCAPPPPRSGSDTMWFIRDGCGIVCGVITWFLVLYAEFVVVFVVLLPAKNVLYSLFNGVIFNGLAFLALASHARAMCTDPGAVPKGNATKEFIESLQLKPGQVVYKCPKCCSIKPDRAHHCSVCKRCIKKMDHHCPWVNNCVGESNQKYFVLFTLYIALISFHALILVAFHFVLCFEDDWTKCSNFSPPATVILLILLCFEGLLFLIFTAVMFGTQVHSICSDETGIEQLKKEERRWAKRSKWMNLKVVFGHPFSVSWLSPFATPDHGKADLYQYIV; encoded by the exons ATGAAGAGCCCGGCGCACCGCACCAGGGACATCGAGCGGCAAGCTGGCTACCTGAGGCCCGAGCACTGCGCCCCTCCGCCTCCCCGCAGCGGCTCCGACACCATGTGGTTCATCCGCGACGGCTGCGGCATCGTGTGCGGCGTCATCACCTGGTTCCTGGTCCTCTACGCCGAGTTCGTGGTGGTGTTCGTGGTGCTGCTGCCCGCCAAGAACGTGCTCTACAGCCTCTTCAACGGGGTGATCTTCAACGGCCTCGCCTTCCTCGCCCTCGCCTCTCATGCCAGGGCCATGTGCACAGACCCG ggCGCCGTGCCGAAAGGAAACGCTACCAAAGAGTTCATCGAGAGCCTGCAGCTCAAACCAGGACAGGTGGTGTACAAATGTCCCAAGTGCTGCAGCATCAAGCCTGACAGAGCTCATCACTGCAG tgtgtgtaaGCGCTGCATCAAAAAGATGGACCACCACTGTCCCTGGGTGAACAACTGTGTCGGAGAGAGCAACCAGAAATACTTTGTGCTCTTCACG ttGTACATTGCACTAATCTCCTTCCATGCCCTCATCTTGGTGGCTTTCCATTTTGTGCTCTGCTTTGAAGACGACTGGACAA AGTGCAGTAACTTCTCTCCACCAGCCAccgtcatcctcctcatcctcctctgcttcGAAGGCCTCCTCTTTTTGATCTTCACTGCCGTCATGTTCGGGACCCAGGTTCACTCCATCTGCAGCGACGAGACG GgcatcgagcagctgaagaaggaggagagaagatgggCCAAAAGGTCAAAGTGGATGAATTTGAAAGTGGTGTTCGGCCACCCGTTCTCCGTGTCCTGGCTGAGCCCGTTCGCGACGCCCGACCACGGCAAGGCCGACCTCTACCAGTACATAGTGTGA
- the LOC118292446 gene encoding transmembrane protein 42 has protein sequence MFPGVLYALLAGFLGAVASASAKLSLGADYLKGVCETGLRTWGEQRKFRQADETTTCDRLHIPLRLLCGGLLFTCNAVMWTFLAKALRYSSSSTRTTVTTTASNFISSAFLGQLIFGEPQITLWWVGISLTFSGLLVLQRVSPQDGQQSADARKDE, from the exons ATGTTCCCGGGAGTCTTGTACGCGCTGCTGGCCGGTTTCCTCGGGGCCGTGGCGTCGGCGTCGGCCAAGCTGTCGCTCGGAGCCGACTACCTGAAGGGAGTGTGCGAAACCGGACTCCGGACGTGGGGCGAGCAGCGGAAATTCAGGCAGGCGGACGAAACCACCACCTGTGACCGG CTCCACATCCCTCTGAGGCTGCTGTGCGGCGGACTCCTCTTCACCTGCAACGCTGTGATGTGGACCTTCCTCGCCAAAGCACTCAggtactcctcttcctccacccgGACCACTGTGACCACCACCGCCTCCAACTTCATATCCTCC gCTTTTCTCGGCCAGCTGATCTTCGGCGAGCCCCAGATAACACTGTGGTGGGTCGGGATCTCTCTGACATTCTCCGGTCTGCTGGTGCTGCAGCGGGTTTCGCCACAGGATGGACAACAGAGTGCAGACGCCAGGAAGGACGAATAG